Proteins encoded within one genomic window of Nordella sp. HKS 07:
- a CDS encoding thiamine pyrophosphate-binding protein, producing the protein MGKMKGAEIIAEFLAKEDVPYIFGICGHGNVGILDTLYDYQDKIKLISPRHEQVAGHMADAYFRVAHKPVATLTSCGPGSANIVMATACAQADSSAFLAITANVPTSQFNRGPFQESYQHFQGDFPSVMRPYVKRSFQPSRPEMLPLALRQSMNLMVSGRPGPVHLDVPYDVFQEEADVTVTPSDAKGTTIRSGVARETIAEIADLVARAERPVLFVGHGVTLSEASADLTQLVERFAIPVISSPNGMGTLDMYHPLSLGFIGRNGAYPANQAGRHADLVIAVGARFDDRSSSTWIQGYSWNFPATKLVQIDIDPAEIGRNYPVVIGATADARTFLRQLNEELGNRKGFDAMSRFAQWRKAIAGWQREWQDFLKADETESASPVRPETIVADLQRILPADTILSLDSGQHHNWFMQFWKARHPQAMLNSWGFSAMGFGVCGVLGAALAAPGRPHVAVVGDGGFTMAPHVLCTAVEYDIPAIWIVWNNFAWGAIRDLQHGLFDGREIGTAFHHGSNKDAYNPDFAAMARSCGVEGLTVKHEDELGGAVQHALRLGKPCLIDVHVRSDIKPPSTGTWQLPPLLHREPVFGSRVLL; encoded by the coding sequence ATGGGAAAGATGAAGGGCGCTGAAATCATTGCGGAATTTCTCGCCAAGGAAGACGTGCCCTATATTTTCGGCATATGCGGACATGGCAATGTCGGCATCCTCGATACGCTTTACGACTATCAGGACAAGATCAAGCTGATCTCGCCGCGCCATGAGCAGGTGGCGGGTCATATGGCGGACGCCTATTTCCGGGTGGCGCACAAGCCGGTGGCGACACTCACCTCCTGTGGGCCGGGCTCGGCCAATATCGTGATGGCGACGGCCTGCGCGCAGGCCGACTCTTCCGCCTTTCTCGCCATCACGGCCAATGTGCCGACCTCACAATTCAATCGCGGGCCCTTCCAGGAATCCTACCAGCATTTCCAGGGCGACTTCCCGTCGGTGATGCGGCCTTATGTGAAGCGCTCCTTCCAGCCGTCACGGCCGGAGATGCTGCCGCTCGCGTTGCGCCAGAGCATGAACCTCATGGTGTCGGGGCGTCCCGGCCCGGTGCATCTCGACGTGCCCTATGACGTCTTCCAGGAAGAAGCCGATGTGACGGTGACGCCGTCCGATGCCAAGGGCACAACGATCCGCTCTGGTGTGGCGCGCGAGACCATTGCCGAGATCGCCGATCTCGTCGCCCGCGCCGAGCGGCCGGTGCTGTTTGTCGGGCATGGCGTGACCTTGTCTGAGGCTTCGGCCGATCTGACCCAACTGGTCGAGCGCTTCGCCATTCCGGTGATCAGCTCGCCCAATGGCATGGGCACGCTCGACATGTATCATCCACTGTCCTTGGGCTTCATCGGCCGTAATGGCGCCTATCCGGCGAACCAGGCGGGCCGCCATGCCGACCTCGTCATCGCCGTCGGCGCCCGTTTCGACGACCGGTCGTCGTCGACCTGGATCCAGGGCTATTCGTGGAACTTCCCGGCGACCAAGCTCGTCCAAATCGACATCGATCCCGCCGAGATCGGACGCAACTACCCGGTCGTCATCGGCGCCACCGCGGATGCGCGCACCTTCCTGCGCCAGCTCAACGAGGAACTCGGCAACCGCAAGGGGTTCGACGCCATGAGCCGCTTCGCGCAGTGGCGCAAGGCGATCGCCGGCTGGCAGCGCGAGTGGCAGGACTTCCTGAAAGCCGACGAGACGGAGAGTGCATCTCCGGTGCGCCCCGAGACGATCGTCGCTGATCTGCAGCGCATCCTGCCGGCCGATACGATCCTCAGCCTCGATTCAGGTCAGCATCACAATTGGTTCATGCAGTTCTGGAAGGCGCGGCACCCGCAAGCAATGCTCAATTCCTGGGGCTTCTCGGCGATGGGCTTCGGGGTGTGCGGCGTGCTCGGCGCGGCGCTTGCCGCCCCCGGCCGGCCGCATGTGGCGGTGGTCGGCGATGGCGGCTTCACGATGGCGCCGCATGTGCTGTGCACGGCGGTCGAATATGACATCCCGGCGATCTGGATCGTGTGGAACAATTTTGCCTGGGGCGCCATCCGCGACCTGCAGCACGGGCTGTTCGACGGACGCGAGATCGGCACCGCCTTCCATCACGGCTCCAACAAGGACGCCTATAATCCGGACTTCGCCGCGATGGCGCGCTCCTGCGGTGTCGAAGGCCTCACGGTCAAACATGAAGATGAGCTGGGCGGCGCCGTCCAGCACGCGCTGCGCCTCGGCAAGCCCTGCCTGATCGACGTGCATGTGCGCTCCGACATCAAACCGCCGAGCACCGGTACCTGGCAATTGCCGCCGCTTCTGCATCGCGAGCCGGTCTTCGGCAGCCGCGTCCTGCTCTGA